From the Gallus gallus isolate bGalGal1 chromosome 27, bGalGal1.mat.broiler.GRCg7b, whole genome shotgun sequence genome, the window TAGCAGCAGCGCGCGGACGCCGTCCCGGAGGTCCTTCAACCCGTCCCGGATCGGCGCGCGGTGGGAACAACGATTTCACAGCGACGCGGCGGAGCCGCAGCGCCCCAAACAAAACCCCGACCCGCAGTCACCGCCGCGGGGTCGGCGCTGGGGGTGCGGCCGCCCACCTCCAGGGGACGCGGAGCggagccccccaccccccccccccccccccaccacgGCCCCTCCGTCGGAGTCGCTTCAATGGGGATCGTCGGTGGGGCGGCGCGGCCCCTCCGCCGGGGTCACCGCAAAGGGAATCGTCGGTGGGACGAGGAGAGCCCTCCTCCGGGGCCGcctcggggtgggggggggagggacggaCGGGGTGAGGGGACCCCTCCGGCGGAGTCGCCTCCGGGGGAGCGCGGGGTTCACCGGTCGAGCCCGATGAGCAGACGGCCCTTCTCCTCCGCGCCGCTCTCCTTCTTGAGGTCGGCGAAGACCTGCGTGAAGAAGTGGGGGTCGGCGTTGACCTGCAGCATCTTGGGGCTCATGAGGTCGATGATGGAGAGGCAGCGGTCCCAGAAGGCCTCCTTACAGCTCTCCACCAGGAAGGGCTTCAGCGGGTAGGAGATCTCGTTGCCCATGTAGGAGTAGGAGAGGTACAGGCAGGTGAGCAGCACCGCCTGAAGTTCGTGGTCGCTGCCCACCTCGGCCGAGATGACGTCGCGGCACAGCATGTAGAGGAACACCACGTTGGCCGGCGTGATGAAGCCCTGgtcctgccagccctgcagcagcagcgagcGGTCCACCGAGCGCAGCCACAGCACCGGGTCGGTGGGCGAGAGGTGCTTCAGGCGGTAGCAGCGGCGGCACAGGAACTCGCCCAGGCAGCGCAGCAGTTCGCTCGTGGACGCCTGGACCACCACGCGGCGCGGGgtggcggtggcggcggcgggaCCCCCGGGGGGGTTCTTCTGCGCCGGGGGGAGCGCGGCGGCGGAGGacgacgaggaggaggagggcggcgGGGGCGCGAAGGTGGCGAGGTTGGCGCAGGAGAGCGACTTCTTCAGGTTCTCGTTGTTGAGGTGGGTGACGTTGCTCTGGTAACCGCCGTTGGGCTGCACCTTCTTGGAGCTCTTCTTCTTGGCCGAGACGGCGGCGATGCGCTTCCAGGGCAGCACCGAGATGAGCGAGTGCCGCTTCAGGCCCTTCTCCTTCGCGTTTTTGCTGTTCTGCACCGCCGTGTAATGCCCCACCGTGGCCGTCCCCTCCTCGAACAGCGGGGCCTTCCGGTAGCTCGGCGACAGCGACAGCACCGTGCCCATGGCGCCGGCCgcccgccgggccccgccgcccgccccggccccggccccgctccgccgccgccgctcagCGCCGCGCTCAGCCCCGCCCCTCCGCCCCTCCGCTCCGCGCGCTCCCGCCGGCGCAGTGcgcgcccccgccccgccccgcccctccccgcgtCGCCACGTGCGTCCGGCGCGCCGGCGGGGAGCGCGGAGGCCCCGCCCACCCCCGGAGCCCCGCCCCCTCGCCGGCGCGCCCCGCCCTtcggccccgccccctccgccccccgcGCGGCGTTCCGGCACGGCGGGGTCAGCGCGGCGCCGGAGGAGCCCATAAGGAGAGGCGAAATGCGCCCCCGACCCAACGCTCCGTGCGGCGCctcacagccacacagcccgGCGGGCGGCACAGAGGGGCGCCGTTGGCAGCACAGCCCGGCCCGGTGTGGGGCTGAGACCCCCGGAGCAGCTCCGGGAccgaacccccccccccccccaagcaaTGAATGCCGGGAGATGgaattgaaagagaaaaaaacccaaaccaaaaaacCCTCATTTTATTGGAACTCATCTGAACATCAGATACAGCGGAGGTGGGCAGCACGGAACCGTTCGGACGCAGCGGCGGTGCCCAAAACCCACACAGTGAccgggggggatggggggggggatgcagTGATGAGGAATGGGGGCGGTGTGGGACATCCAGCACTGCACGGCGGCTCCGGGGCCGaggagggggtggggatggggggggggggcagccgggccgcatccccagcagcagcggggggcgcagagcagagggcacagAACGGCCCCCACCGCCCGGAGCGGCCGCCGCTCCGCGCTGCGTTCGGCCGAGGCGCTGTGCGGGCGGGGAGGGGCGCCGAGGGGGGGCGGCACCGCCGGAACTGCGGCGGGAGGGGGGATTAAAAACTTTCCGAGCGAAAAGTGGAACGAAACGAAACGGCTCCCGCGGGGTTCGGCGCCGCCGTCACACAGCGCAGCGCTGCGCAGCGCCGCCTCCGCACGacggggggcggtgggggggcACGGAGCTCTCCTGCGAAGCGCCGCCGCGCTCCCCTCACCTATGTCAGCTTCTTGGCTTTGTTGTACAGCGAATCCACCACTTTGCTCATGTTCTGGATCGTCTCCAGGGCGGCTTCGTACGTTTTGTCCACGGGGGGTTCGTCGAAGATGATGAGGACCCCCTCCCCCTGATCCAGGATCCCTGCGGGGCGCAAAGCAGTCACAGCGCGGCCCACAGCTCCGGGCGCCCCCCACGGCCGGCACTCATTAACGAGCAATTAACGCTCCAGATGGAGGGAGCGGCAGCGACCCCCCATCGTTACCCCACCCTGCGGCACCCCGAGGGGTGCAGCGCTTCGGGGCCTCACCGTGGAACTTCTTGTCCAGGATCATCTGGGAGAGTTTCCTTTCCACGTCCGCCTGGAAGCgaagcacagctgtggggaagCGCTCCCAGCACTCAcagtgtgcagagcagagcagagcacagcagggcagtgcagggcagccccacacacagcacaaCCAGCCGTGCTGGAGCGGAGCCCCCCCGGCAGAGGCGGTGCCCCCCAGGGCCGCCCTTACCTTGGACAGCTTGATGAGGCCGGAGATGTGCTCCATCTGTAAGGGcaatggcacagctgcagcgCTCCTCGGGGTAAGGGCTGCCAAGGCTGCCCCACAGGGCACAGACCCACACCTtgcagggctgccccacacccTGCAGGGCCCCCCCAGACTCACTCCCTGCCCCAAATGCTGCGGCCTCACCCCACCCTTGGGCTGCTCCCTCCCGCTGTGTGTCAGTGGAAGGGGAGCGGAGCGCAGCAGGTTTGCAgagcccccccaacccccccacagcagcacatccaCGGAGCG encodes:
- the CDK5R1 gene encoding cyclin-dependent kinase 5 activator 1, which translates into the protein MGTVLSLSPSYRKAPLFEEGTATVGHYTAVQNSKNAKEKGLKRHSLISVLPWKRIAAVSAKKKSSKKVQPNGGYQSNVTHLNNENLKKSLSCANLATFAPPPPSSSSSSSAAALPPAQKNPPGGPAAATATPRRVVVQASTSELLRCLGEFLCRRCYRLKHLSPTDPVLWLRSVDRSLLLQGWQDQGFITPANVVFLYMLCRDVISAEVGSDHELQAVLLTCLYLSYSYMGNEISYPLKPFLVESCKEAFWDRCLSIIDLMSPKMLQVNADPHFFTQVFADLKKESGAEEKGRLLIGLDR